One Paraburkholderia caffeinilytica DNA segment encodes these proteins:
- the argC gene encoding N-acetyl-gamma-glutamyl-phosphate reductase, which yields MSSPVVFIDGDQGTTGLQIHERLRDRSDLKLFTLPAAERKDPKRRAEAINACDIAILCLPDNAAREAVDTIVNPAVRVIDASSAHRTQPDWTYGFPEMAPGQAERIANARRVTNPGCYPTGAIGVLRPLLQAGLIPDSYPISIHAVSGYSGRGRAGVEEHERQGAVNAPAYQVYGLELAHKHTPEIQQHAGLAQRPIFVPAYGAFRQGIVLTVPLALRLLAPDVDGAALHACLARHYAGAAHVHVLPLQESCVLKQLDPQVLNGTNDMRLSVFPNMTHGHVLLSAVFDNLGKGASGAAVQNLDLMLARE from the coding sequence ATGAGCTCTCCTGTTGTTTTCATCGACGGCGACCAAGGCACCACCGGGTTGCAAATCCATGAACGGCTTCGCGACCGAAGCGACCTGAAGCTATTTACGCTTCCCGCCGCGGAACGCAAGGATCCGAAGCGTCGCGCCGAGGCCATCAACGCCTGCGACATCGCCATCCTCTGTCTACCCGATAACGCCGCGCGAGAGGCGGTGGATACCATCGTCAATCCTGCAGTCAGGGTTATCGACGCAAGTTCCGCCCACCGCACGCAGCCAGACTGGACATACGGTTTTCCGGAGATGGCTCCGGGACAGGCGGAACGTATCGCAAACGCACGTCGGGTCACCAATCCTGGTTGCTATCCGACCGGTGCGATTGGCGTGCTGCGTCCCCTGCTCCAGGCCGGGCTGATACCAGACAGCTATCCGATCAGCATTCACGCGGTGTCCGGCTACTCGGGACGCGGACGTGCCGGCGTGGAGGAACATGAGCGGCAAGGTGCCGTCAACGCGCCTGCCTATCAGGTCTATGGACTGGAACTCGCGCATAAGCACACCCCGGAGATCCAGCAGCACGCCGGGCTCGCGCAACGGCCCATCTTCGTGCCTGCGTATGGTGCGTTTCGCCAGGGCATCGTGCTGACCGTGCCCTTGGCGTTGCGGCTACTGGCGCCCGATGTGGATGGCGCCGCGTTGCACGCATGCCTCGCGCGGCACTATGCCGGGGCGGCTCACGTTCATGTCTTGCCGCTACAGGAGTCGTGCGTCTTGAAGCAGCTGGATCCTCAAGTGCTGAACGGTACGAACGACATGCGCTTGAGCGTATTTCCCAACATGACGCACGGGCACGTGCTGCTATCCGCGGTTTTCGATAATCTCGGCAAGGGTGCATCCGGCGCTGCGGTTCAGAATTTGGACTTGATGCTCGCGCGGGAATAG
- a CDS encoding LysR family transcriptional regulator, giving the protein MREISLDRLRTLVAIADRGSFADAARALHLAPPTVSLHIAELEERIGAPLLSRKRGHVRPSAIGELLVERARRLLADAEQALDDVHRQVQGLAGRVRLGASTGAIAHLLPQALEVLRQHHPAIDIQVAVLTSHETLTRLADGTLDVGLVALPQSPVAGLVIKPWRRDPVMAFVPAHWRCPARVTPEWLAAQPLILNDTTTRLSRLTAEWFATGGHHPAPRIQLNYNDAIKSLVAAGYGAALLPHEATTPLPDERIAMRPLRPALWRRLGVAHRAGYVERSTQHVLDVLWDFRLA; this is encoded by the coding sequence ATGCGAGAGATCAGCCTGGACCGCTTGCGCACCCTGGTCGCTATTGCCGACCGTGGCTCATTCGCCGACGCGGCGCGTGCGCTGCACCTGGCGCCGCCAACGGTCAGCCTGCACATCGCTGAACTGGAAGAGCGCATTGGGGCTCCACTCCTGTCACGGAAGCGCGGACACGTCCGGCCGTCGGCGATAGGCGAGTTGCTGGTAGAGCGCGCGCGTCGCCTGCTGGCTGACGCGGAGCAGGCGTTGGACGACGTTCATCGCCAGGTGCAAGGGCTCGCCGGGCGCGTGCGGCTCGGGGCATCGACCGGTGCGATCGCGCACCTGTTGCCGCAAGCGCTCGAGGTGCTGCGCCAGCACCATCCCGCTATCGACATTCAGGTTGCGGTTCTCACTTCGCATGAAACGCTAACCCGGCTGGCCGATGGAACGCTGGATGTCGGGCTGGTCGCGCTGCCTCAGTCCCCGGTAGCTGGACTCGTCATCAAGCCCTGGCGTCGCGACCCCGTCATGGCCTTCGTGCCGGCACATTGGCGGTGTCCGGCTCGTGTCACGCCGGAGTGGCTCGCTGCTCAGCCGCTCATTCTCAATGACACCACCACGCGTCTCTCGCGTCTGACCGCGGAGTGGTTTGCGACTGGCGGTCACCATCCTGCACCGCGCATTCAGCTCAACTACAACGACGCGATCAAGAGTCTGGTCGCGGCAGGTTACGGCGCGGCACTGCTGCCTCATGAGGCCACGACGCCATTGCCCGACGAGCGCATTGCCATGCGTCCGCTGCGCCCTGCGTTGTGGCGTCGCCTTGGCGTTGCTCATCGTGCGGGGTACGTCGAGCGTTCCACCCAACACGTACTCGATGTGTTGTGGGATTTCCGATTGGCTTAG
- a CDS encoding aminotransferase class V-fold PLP-dependent enzyme — translation MPGLLPDVDREGLLEYSVVYTDRSINHMSQLFQGVMRDISGSLKKVYNAKSAVVVPGSGTFGMEAVARQFATGKKCLVIRNGWFSFRWSQIFDMGGIPSESIVLKARPVEQGRQAAYAPPPIEDVVAAIREHKPDLVFAPHVETASGIMLPDAYLRAVADAVHAVDGMFVLDCIASGTVWVDMKASGVDVLISAPQKGWSASPCCGLVMLSPLARERIDATTSTSFACDLRKWLQIMEAYENGGFAYHATMPTDGLATLRDVMKETEAYGFDKVRVEQLELGKRVRSLLVEKGFKSVAAEGFEAPGVVVSYTDDDGIRSGKKFADAGLQIAPGVPLQCDEPEDFKTFRIGLFGLDKLHDVEGAVGRLAKALDSVL, via the coding sequence ATGCCTGGCTTACTTCCCGATGTCGACCGCGAGGGACTGCTCGAATATTCAGTCGTCTACACCGACCGATCAATCAATCATATGTCGCAGCTCTTTCAAGGAGTCATGCGTGATATTTCCGGTTCTCTGAAGAAGGTCTACAACGCGAAGTCGGCCGTTGTCGTGCCGGGCAGCGGGACGTTTGGCATGGAAGCGGTTGCCCGGCAGTTCGCGACGGGCAAGAAGTGTCTTGTCATCCGGAATGGCTGGTTCAGTTTCCGCTGGTCGCAGATTTTCGACATGGGCGGCATTCCGTCTGAATCGATCGTGCTGAAGGCGCGCCCGGTCGAACAAGGGAGACAGGCTGCCTATGCACCGCCGCCGATCGAAGACGTGGTCGCTGCGATCAGGGAACACAAGCCGGATCTGGTCTTTGCGCCGCATGTCGAAACCGCATCCGGGATCATGCTGCCGGACGCTTATTTGCGCGCGGTGGCCGACGCTGTGCATGCCGTCGACGGCATGTTTGTACTGGATTGCATTGCCTCCGGCACGGTGTGGGTCGACATGAAGGCGAGCGGCGTTGACGTTCTGATCAGCGCGCCGCAAAAGGGATGGAGCGCGTCACCGTGCTGCGGGCTGGTCATGCTTAGCCCGCTTGCCCGCGAAAGAATCGACGCAACAACCAGCACCAGTTTTGCTTGTGATCTTCGCAAATGGCTGCAGATCATGGAAGCCTACGAGAACGGTGGGTTCGCGTACCACGCAACGATGCCCACGGACGGTCTCGCGACGTTGCGTGACGTCATGAAGGAGACCGAGGCATACGGCTTCGATAAGGTGAGAGTAGAGCAGCTTGAACTCGGCAAGCGTGTTCGGTCACTTCTTGTGGAGAAGGGTTTTAAAAGCGTGGCGGCGGAGGGTTTTGAGGCGCCGGGGGTTGTTGTCAGTTACACGGATGATGACGGAATACGGTCCGGTAAGAAGTTCGCTGATGCCGGCTTGCAGATCGCGCCTGGTGTTCCGCTTCAATGCGACGAGCCTGAGGATTTTAAAACCTTCCGTATTGGGTTATTCGGCTTGGATAAGCTGCATGATGTTGAAGGTGCGGTGGGTAGGCTTGCGAAGGCGCTGGATAGTGTTCTTTAG
- a CDS encoding AAA family ATPase has translation MLITRLRLKNWRNFKHLDVPLRSRTYVIGANASGKSNLLDVFRFLRDICKPAGGGLQKAIEDRGGLTKLRCLQARTDNEVEIHVAISEDADSDPVWEYTLAFKPEGKGLHRILITREIVKREGRTTPVLDRPDNKDKGDSLRLTQTAIEQINSNSGFRDVADFFRETTYLHLVPQLLKHTEIGARIVEGDPFGQGLLQRIAKTPQKTRDARLRRIQQSLERAVPQFNQLKFEQDKVTGLPHLMASYQHWRTHGAWQREDQFSDGTLRLLGLLWMLQESNSLLLLEEPELSLNDAIVAHIPLMIDRVLRKQKAFGRQVIITTHSEALLRNPLDGRAILLLEPASDGTVARVANETELQLMSSGLSPAEILLPKTHPQGIDQLGLFA, from the coding sequence ATGCTGATCACCCGACTAAGACTAAAAAACTGGCGCAATTTCAAGCATCTTGACGTGCCTCTGAGAAGTCGTACATATGTAATCGGTGCCAACGCCTCTGGAAAATCAAATCTGCTCGATGTCTTTCGTTTTCTTCGAGATATCTGTAAACCCGCGGGCGGTGGGCTGCAAAAAGCTATCGAGGACCGGGGCGGCTTGACGAAGTTGCGGTGCTTGCAAGCGCGGACAGACAACGAAGTTGAAATACACGTAGCTATTTCGGAGGATGCAGACTCGGATCCTGTATGGGAATACACGCTCGCGTTCAAACCCGAGGGAAAGGGCCTGCATCGCATCCTGATTACGCGAGAAATTGTGAAGCGCGAGGGCCGGACGACCCCAGTTCTTGATCGCCCAGATAATAAAGATAAAGGGGACTCACTACGACTAACCCAGACGGCTATCGAGCAAATCAATTCAAATAGTGGTTTCCGGGACGTCGCCGATTTTTTCCGTGAAACCACTTATCTTCATTTGGTGCCACAACTGCTCAAGCATACCGAGATTGGCGCGCGCATAGTGGAGGGCGACCCATTCGGGCAGGGTCTGTTGCAGCGCATTGCCAAGACGCCACAAAAAACGCGTGATGCACGTCTGCGTCGGATACAACAGTCTCTGGAGAGGGCGGTACCGCAATTCAATCAACTCAAGTTCGAACAAGACAAAGTCACCGGTCTGCCGCACTTGATGGCGTCTTACCAACATTGGCGCACCCACGGTGCATGGCAGCGTGAGGATCAGTTCTCGGATGGTACGTTGCGGCTACTCGGGCTTCTTTGGATGCTACAAGAGAGCAATTCGCTGCTGCTATTGGAAGAGCCGGAGCTTTCCCTGAATGACGCGATCGTGGCTCATATCCCGTTGATGATCGATCGCGTGCTACGAAAACAAAAGGCGTTTGGGCGGCAAGTGATTATCACGACCCACAGTGAGGCACTGTTGCGCAACCCCTTAGACGGCAGGGCAATTCTTTTGCTCGAACCGGCGAGTGACGGCACCGTCGCGCGAGTGGCAAACGAAACCGAACTTCAGTTGATGTCATCGGGACTGTCTCCTGCGGAAATTTTGTTGCCCAAGACACATCCGCAAGGAATCGATCAGCTTGGGTTGTTCGCATGA
- a CDS encoding spinster family MFS transporter yields the protein MAVSMSSNPASRRYTYEWYVVLICMLAYVFSFVDRQVLALMIEPIKKDLHLTDTQFSLLQGFAFSLFYAVMGMPLAYLADRFARPRIIATGIALWSFATAACGISQNFIHMFLSRMSVGVGEAALSPGTYSMLSDYFPKEKLGRAVGVYSLGSFIGGGMAFLIGGYVIHLLKQMTTISVPLLGDVRSWQLTFFIVGLPGFLVALLFILTVRDPARRGLVRDGAGHAKRVSMGDSLRFIGTHGKTFACHYLGFSFYAMTLFCLMSWTPAFYIRHFGLTPAEAGYTLGTILLVANTVGVFCGGWLNDWLMKKGRTDGPMLAGFIGAVGMLVPAVAFTQVDSLNGSLALLVVAMFFASFPMPTSTAAMQTLAPNQMRAQISAVFLLVSNLIALGIGTTLVALLTDKVFGSPKAVGDSMSVVNLVATLLAAGLLWLGCKQFRLSLAREQGQMGLTVAKGDHGVDDAAHAGDAAPLVGQ from the coding sequence ATGGCCGTATCAATGAGCAGCAACCCTGCGAGCAGGCGCTATACGTACGAGTGGTACGTGGTCCTGATCTGCATGCTCGCGTATGTGTTTTCCTTTGTCGACCGGCAGGTTCTCGCGCTGATGATCGAGCCGATCAAGAAGGATCTGCATCTGACCGATACGCAGTTCAGCCTGCTGCAAGGCTTCGCGTTTTCGCTCTTCTATGCGGTGATGGGCATGCCGCTCGCCTATCTCGCCGACCGCTTCGCCCGCCCTCGCATCATCGCGACGGGCATTGCGTTATGGAGTTTCGCCACCGCGGCCTGCGGCATCAGTCAGAACTTCATTCATATGTTCCTCTCCCGCATGAGTGTCGGCGTGGGCGAAGCCGCGCTGTCGCCTGGAACGTATTCGATGTTGAGCGACTACTTTCCGAAGGAAAAACTGGGGCGCGCGGTGGGCGTGTATTCGCTGGGTTCATTCATCGGCGGCGGCATGGCATTCCTGATTGGCGGATACGTGATCCATTTGCTCAAGCAGATGACGACGATCAGTGTGCCGCTTCTCGGCGACGTGCGTTCGTGGCAGCTCACGTTCTTTATCGTCGGATTGCCGGGCTTTCTCGTCGCGTTGCTGTTTATCCTCACCGTGCGCGATCCGGCGCGCCGAGGACTCGTGCGGGATGGCGCCGGTCACGCCAAGCGCGTGTCGATGGGCGATTCGCTGCGCTTCATCGGTACGCATGGCAAGACGTTCGCCTGCCATTACCTCGGCTTCTCGTTCTATGCGATGACGCTGTTCTGCCTGATGAGCTGGACACCTGCGTTCTATATCCGCCACTTCGGGCTCACGCCTGCTGAAGCGGGCTACACGCTCGGCACGATTCTGCTGGTGGCGAATACCGTTGGCGTGTTCTGCGGAGGGTGGCTCAACGACTGGCTCATGAAGAAGGGCCGCACGGACGGGCCGATGCTCGCGGGGTTCATCGGCGCGGTTGGGATGCTGGTGCCGGCGGTTGCTTTTACACAGGTCGATAGTCTGAACGGGTCGCTTGCGCTGCTGGTTGTGGCGATGTTCTTTGCGTCGTTTCCGATGCCCACTTCGACTGCGGCGATGCAGACGCTTGCGCCGAATCAAATGCGTGCGCAGATTTCAGCGGTGTTTCTGCTGGTGTCCAATCTCATCGCGCTTGGCATCGGCACGACGCTCGTCGCGTTGCTGACCGACAAGGTGTTCGGTTCGCCGAAAGCGGTTGGCGACTCGATGTCGGTTGTTAATCTTGTTGCCACGCTGCTGGCTGCTGGGTTGTTGTGGTTGGGGTGCAAGCAGTTCCGGCTGAGTCTTGCGCGTGAGCAAGGGCAGATGGGGTTGACGGTGGCTAAGGGAGATCATGGAGTCGACGACGCCGCTCATGCCGGCGACGCTGCGCCGCTCGTGGGACAGTAA
- a CDS encoding porin translates to MSKRMWCVTLLSLAAAPALAQSSVTLYGRIDTSIEYANFGPKHVVRMGSGDIFASQFGLKGSEDIGGGYRAIFKLENGFNSTNGTLGNNGALFGREAWVGLSGPFGAMQAGVNYTVLHTSFVTYSLPGDGAGLAWGNAANNFVGPAFLRVNNSIRYSSPRIGGVLVRAIAARGGNGASNLPSTLGDTYGASLNYVNGNLSIDADYMQQTFSPVSAAALNASSPTAAGNYALGAISYDFGFVKPAFIYLRHRGGPDVATSVNAASSNPHNDLFELDATVPVGRALVLLSYGHYRKVADSEGNADSFGVRCDYPLSKRTVLYTGAAMIRNGAHANFTVNGAAGGGVSVAKAGATASSVVAGIMTAF, encoded by the coding sequence ATGAGCAAACGGATGTGGTGCGTGACGCTGCTGAGCCTCGCAGCGGCGCCCGCGCTTGCGCAATCGAGCGTGACTTTGTACGGACGGATCGACACGTCGATCGAATACGCGAATTTCGGCCCTAAACACGTGGTGCGGATGGGCAGCGGCGATATCTTCGCGTCGCAATTCGGCTTGAAGGGCAGTGAGGATATTGGGGGCGGCTATCGTGCGATCTTCAAGCTCGAAAACGGCTTCAACTCGACTAACGGCACGCTCGGCAACAACGGCGCGCTGTTCGGACGCGAGGCGTGGGTCGGACTCTCGGGTCCATTTGGCGCGATGCAGGCCGGCGTTAACTACACGGTGCTGCATACGTCGTTCGTGACTTACAGCCTGCCGGGAGACGGCGCGGGGCTTGCATGGGGCAATGCGGCGAATAACTTCGTCGGCCCCGCGTTTCTTCGCGTGAACAACTCGATACGCTATTCCTCTCCGCGTATAGGCGGTGTGCTGGTGAGGGCAATCGCCGCGCGCGGCGGGAACGGCGCATCGAACCTGCCGTCGACGCTGGGCGACACGTACGGCGCGTCGCTCAACTACGTCAACGGCAATCTGTCGATCGACGCCGACTATATGCAGCAGACCTTTAGTCCGGTGAGCGCGGCGGCACTGAACGCGAGCAGTCCGACCGCAGCGGGCAATTACGCGCTTGGCGCGATCTCGTACGATTTCGGCTTCGTCAAACCGGCTTTCATCTATTTACGTCATCGCGGCGGGCCGGACGTCGCGACGAGCGTGAACGCCGCCAGTTCGAACCCGCACAACGATCTGTTCGAACTCGACGCCACCGTGCCGGTTGGCCGCGCGCTGGTATTGCTGAGCTACGGCCATTACCGGAAAGTGGCCGACAGCGAAGGCAATGCGGATTCGTTCGGCGTGCGCTGCGACTATCCGCTTTCGAAGCGCACCGTGCTTTATACGGGCGCGGCGATGATCCGCAACGGCGCGCACGCGAACTTCACGGTCAACGGCGCGGCGGGTGGCGGCGTGTCGGTGGCGAAGGCTGGCGCGACCGCCAGCTCGGTGGTGGCCGGCATCATGACCGCCTTCTAG
- a CDS encoding LysR family transcriptional regulator produces MQTDPTESTGSVPHEHDQPPLTEAAGAPRVQDLDLNLLKAFHAVYIEKNVGRAAVRLGITQPSVSHALARLRLVFRDALFVRTPGGVEATPRAQRLAISIDRVLHILQDMLDEGAQFRAATSRRVFRLHMSDFAESAFLPTLMRELDMRAPGVVIETHHIDESQFNVALESGRIDFALGHFPHASSHFHHSELLQERYVMLMARRVAEQFDLREGYTLNANVPAGLHFIAVTSHPQSIELLERHGLTSRVRIAVPNFMVVPAILSRCDYALILPRTVARAFSTLGESVVFEIDDALTWPVNAYWHRRFDADPGHRWLRGLLMELFRIGAREPFDSWLGAPLDLNPEGVRSA; encoded by the coding sequence ATGCAGACCGATCCCACTGAATCCACCGGCTCCGTTCCGCACGAACACGACCAGCCGCCCCTGACGGAGGCCGCCGGCGCTCCACGCGTGCAGGACCTCGACCTGAACCTGCTGAAGGCATTTCACGCGGTGTACATCGAGAAAAATGTCGGCCGCGCGGCGGTGCGGCTGGGTATCACGCAGCCTTCCGTGAGCCACGCGCTGGCCCGCCTGCGGCTCGTGTTTCGCGACGCGCTGTTCGTGCGCACGCCCGGCGGTGTCGAAGCGACGCCGCGCGCGCAGCGCCTCGCGATTTCAATCGATCGCGTGCTGCACATCCTGCAGGACATGCTCGATGAAGGCGCACAGTTCCGCGCGGCCACGTCGCGCCGCGTGTTCCGGCTGCATATGAGCGACTTCGCCGAAAGCGCGTTTCTGCCGACGTTGATGCGCGAACTCGATATGCGTGCGCCCGGTGTGGTGATCGAAACCCATCATATCGACGAGAGCCAGTTCAACGTCGCGCTCGAATCGGGCCGCATCGACTTTGCGCTCGGGCACTTCCCGCACGCATCGAGCCACTTTCACCATAGCGAACTGCTGCAGGAGCGTTATGTGATGCTGATGGCGCGGCGCGTGGCGGAGCAATTCGACCTGCGGGAAGGTTATACCCTGAATGCGAATGTGCCCGCGGGGTTGCACTTCATTGCGGTGACTTCGCATCCGCAATCGATCGAATTGCTCGAACGCCATGGGCTCACCTCGCGCGTGCGGATTGCGGTGCCGAACTTCATGGTGGTGCCGGCCATCCTGAGCCGTTGCGATTACGCGCTGATCCTGCCGCGCACCGTTGCGCGCGCGTTCTCCACGCTCGGCGAATCGGTCGTGTTCGAGATCGACGATGCGCTCACGTGGCCCGTGAACGCCTACTGGCATCGCCGTTTCGATGCCGATCCCGGCCACCGCTGGCTGCGCGGCCTGCTCATGGAACTGTTCCGGATCGGCGCCCGTGAGCCGTTCGACAGCTGGCTCGGCGCGCCGCTCGATCTCAATCCGGAAGGCGTGCGCAGCGCCTGA
- a CDS encoding AraC family transcriptional regulator, translated as MEIAISRRNRNRLIASHAREDIEREVSQVLCPHKMEVAHRGPLNAELYGVALHQAMLLELHYGSETHIDAGDIGNHYLFRTTLSGQCALESGGERVSLRAGSLSVSSPARMSRIVTDRECRNLLLRIDRQALEVKLAEMLNDSVKQPLVFDLAFDSAHTGTTVFLSTLRYLCNLCDQFDEPAQERIFGRDLTQWLMTVLLSQLPHSYSATLARASSVPLPVHVRRARDYIDAHLDEPLRMDALARAAGVSTRTLQNGFSQFLNTSPGSYIRERRLEAVHRALQTQPERSVTDIFIEHGVHSFGHFAKAYARRFGCLPSATAKRRVCN; from the coding sequence ATGGAAATCGCGATTTCACGCCGAAACCGTAACCGTTTGATCGCATCGCATGCCCGCGAGGACATCGAGCGGGAAGTGTCACAGGTGCTGTGCCCGCACAAAATGGAAGTCGCCCACCGTGGCCCGCTCAACGCCGAGCTATACGGCGTCGCGCTCCATCAGGCGATGCTCCTCGAACTCCACTACGGCAGCGAAACCCACATCGACGCCGGCGACATCGGCAATCACTACCTGTTTCGCACCACGCTGAGCGGCCAATGCGCGCTGGAATCGGGTGGCGAACGCGTTTCGCTGCGGGCCGGGAGCCTGAGCGTGTCGTCGCCCGCGCGGATGAGCCGCATCGTCACGGATCGCGAATGCCGCAACCTGCTATTGCGGATCGACCGGCAGGCGCTCGAGGTCAAGCTTGCCGAGATGCTGAACGACAGCGTCAAACAACCGCTCGTGTTCGATCTCGCTTTCGACAGCGCGCACACAGGCACCACGGTTTTCCTGTCGACGCTGCGCTACCTGTGCAATCTGTGCGACCAGTTCGACGAGCCCGCGCAAGAGCGGATCTTCGGCCGCGATCTCACGCAGTGGCTGATGACCGTTCTGCTCAGCCAGTTGCCGCATTCGTACAGCGCGACGCTGGCGCGCGCTTCCTCGGTGCCGCTGCCAGTCCATGTGCGCCGCGCACGCGACTATATCGACGCCCACCTCGACGAGCCGCTGCGGATGGACGCGTTGGCGCGCGCAGCCGGTGTTTCGACGCGCACGTTGCAGAACGGCTTCAGCCAGTTCCTCAATACGTCGCCCGGGAGCTATATCCGCGAACGGCGGCTCGAGGCCGTGCACCGCGCACTCCAGACGCAGCCCGAGCGCTCGGTGACCGATATTTTCATCGAGCATGGCGTGCACAGCTTTGGACATTTCGCCAAGGCGTACGCGCGGCGCTTTGGTTGCCTGCCGTCGGCCACCGCGAAACGCAGGGTGTGCAACTGA
- a CDS encoding NAD/NADP-dependent octopine/nopaline dehydrogenase family protein produces the protein MNVSVLGGGHGCYAAVIDMLEKGHKVTWWRRDTVAAARLRELGALKVKDFRGERRVPIGAQPGAIRVVDDLAQAVEGARLIVIPLPSTTHEALAAQLAPFLADRQVVFLPPGTFGSYVFARAMHEAGNTREVAFAETGTLPYLARKHGEDNVVVSAYATRLPSGVFPARLSTWAVPVLQEAYPSVEPIEDALSGALMNAGPVIHPPLIMMNAGPLEHFDAWDIHNEGTQPSIRRVTSALDAERMAVREALGYGAPHFPLADHYASEGDEWMYGRGAHGKLTDSGDWREDIDLKTHRYMLEDTRLGLSFLVSAGRWAGVPTPIAEGLLHIASAVSERDLYGEGRTFERLGLASLSREAMTALLERGFDQ, from the coding sequence ATGAATGTCAGCGTACTGGGCGGGGGCCACGGCTGCTATGCGGCCGTGATCGACATGCTGGAAAAAGGCCATAAGGTGACATGGTGGCGCCGCGATACGGTCGCAGCAGCCCGGCTGCGCGAACTCGGCGCGCTCAAGGTCAAGGACTTTCGCGGCGAGCGGCGGGTGCCGATCGGCGCGCAGCCGGGCGCGATCCGCGTCGTCGACGACCTCGCGCAAGCGGTGGAGGGCGCACGGCTCATCGTGATCCCGCTGCCTTCCACGACGCACGAAGCGCTGGCGGCGCAACTGGCACCCTTTCTCGCCGACCGTCAGGTGGTGTTCCTGCCGCCCGGCACTTTCGGCAGCTATGTGTTCGCGAGGGCGATGCACGAGGCGGGCAACACGCGCGAGGTGGCGTTCGCGGAGACCGGCACGCTGCCGTACCTCGCGCGCAAACATGGCGAAGACAATGTGGTGGTGAGCGCGTACGCCACGCGCCTGCCGAGCGGCGTTTTTCCCGCACGGCTTTCGACGTGGGCGGTTCCGGTGCTGCAGGAGGCGTATCCATCGGTTGAACCGATCGAGGACGCGTTGAGCGGCGCGCTGATGAACGCGGGACCGGTGATCCACCCGCCATTGATCATGATGAACGCCGGACCGCTCGAGCACTTCGACGCGTGGGACATCCACAACGAAGGCACGCAGCCGTCGATCCGCCGCGTGACGAGTGCGCTTGACGCCGAGCGTATGGCGGTACGCGAGGCCCTCGGCTACGGCGCGCCGCATTTTCCGCTTGCGGACCACTACGCGAGCGAGGGCGACGAGTGGATGTATGGCCGCGGCGCGCATGGCAAGCTGACCGATAGCGGCGACTGGCGCGAAGACATCGATCTGAAAACGCACCGCTATATGCTCGAAGATACGCGGCTCGGTTTGTCGTTTCTGGTTTCGGCGGGACGCTGGGCCGGAGTGCCGACGCCCATCGCCGAAGGTCTGCTGCACATAGCGAGTGCGGTGTCGGAGCGCGACCTGTATGGCGAAGGCCGCACGTTCGAGCGACTGGGCCTCGCGTCGCTTTCGCGTGAGGCGATGACGGCCTTGCTCGAACGGGGCTTTGATCAATGA